Below is a genomic region from Tenrec ecaudatus isolate mTenEca1 chromosome 15, mTenEca1.hap1, whole genome shotgun sequence.
ataaagttctttcagAATGCTTGCCTGAAAAGAAAAACCGCTTGGAGGCCCTGAATTCTTCCCTAGAACAAGGTGTCCTTACAAAGGTCAATTCAGCTGCTTGTTTGATCTCTGCTTTCTGAGAACCGAGATCCAGCTATAGGCACTGCTCCCAGAAGAGGATTTGAGGTGTCCGGGTGGTAAGGAACAGACATCTCcttcacacgtgtgcagcaatgacatcaggtcctcctttgggcatctccattccattccattcctcAGCAGGCTGCACAACACTCTAAATAAAGAATGCTACAAAATGCAACTCACAGTAAGATGAAATTTAAACCATCAAAGTTTCTTGAACACTGATCAGTGGACCTATGCCTCCCAAAAGGCTTCTGATGTGGCTGCCCTGTCCAGGAACCACAGAGGATTCATGGTGCCCACTTTCAATCCTATCAGGATGTCGGGGTAGGAAGTATGGAAGCTGTGGTCAATTCTAGGTATGCAATTAAATGAAAgttttcttttatgaaaaaagcTATTTAAAACCTATGTTTCTGATTAGTCTCCATTGCCCAGACTGCCAGAGGAACATGCCTACTTGATCTCGGGAGGTGATAGGGATGTGTATGGGTTAAGCCTTCATGGATCTTCAATTTCAGCTTCCTTGTGTAGCCAATACACATGCAGCAAGTCACCAGTGGTACCTGCATGTCACAGGTCCTCTGAACCCACACAGTAATTCTTACCAATCTTGGAGAAGCCCCAATCCAACTGAACTCCATAGCGCAAAGGCTGAGATAAGGCTTGGTCTCCTCAAGTTGTTTCATTCAATGCAACCCCGTCATCCCTTTAGTTAGCTGGAGGCAGACGTGGCAATGGATGCTAGCATCATAACATGGTGCAGTAATGGAAGCAACtggaccaggaagaggaggggtctGCTCCAATGATGTCATAGCCATTGGCTGCCATAGGGGGTGAGATTGGTCATGCAGCCTTATGTCAGGAGTCATGATTGTAGAGGGGTGGGGCATGAAGGGTACTGTTCTGTAAACAGTGCTGACGAGAAGCAATAAACTCTGCATAACTGATTGTCACCTTCTCACTTCGGTACCTGGCGAGTTTGATCGTTTTTCGGAATTCACTGGTAATTGGAGCCTTAAAACCACCTTTCCTGAGCAATGAGTCTATGGTCTGGATCTGATCCCAGTCTTGTTCTTTAGCAACCTTAGGTAAATATGTGGCTGTATATTTGATGCCCTTTTCACTGATGAATTCAATTAGAATTCCATTGACCCCTACCTCCCAGTCCAGGTAATTACTGGCAACCTCAAAGTTAGTAAGGAGGGAGACAGAGCAGAAAAGCTCAGGTAGCTCCTCTCGAGTCATTGGGGGAAATCGACTGTCCATAAGTGCACTGGTTAACGAGTATTCCCTGAGTCCTGGGTGAAGATTCACGGCTGAGAAGGTTCCAATGCAGCCCCGGAGACGCTTATCCCGCCCTGTCTCCCATGTCACAAACAGTGGATAGGGGTCATTGGTGAATCTAGGAAGTCGTGGCTGTGGGAAGCCATAGAGGTGACAGTAGAGCACATCAAAGCAGTAGCAGCACATCTCTGCAGTCACCACCAGGTTCTTGGTGGTGTTGGCAGTTCCATTGGGCCAGGGGAGAGGGCTCAGCGCTCCTGATGTGGGATTCATTCGTGTAATTGGATAATTTTCAGGCCCCAGCGTTAAGTCCGATACATTCTCCCATCCATGGTTGCTGTCCACATGCTGCTTGTTTTTAGGAGTTCCTGAAATAGAGGCGGTCACAGTTGTGGACTGGTTCCCGTGACTGTGTGCTCCGCTTCCTGCTGCCAActtgggcttgagtggagagacaCACCGTCTTTTTCCCATCCTGATTCTGTGCCTGAGGTCTGGAATGCTGCAGAACCTGAAAACACAAAGTTTGTATTGTCAGGGGAATAGCTGTAATAGAGAAGAGGAGCTGTTTTGTCTCTGGAGTGAACTctcttccattccattccattccttCTTCCTGGACCTTTTCTTCTGGCCCAGTTGCCGCCAGGGTGGACGGACCTCTCTCGGTCGACCTTCTCATTCTGCTTGCTGGAGCCCTGTGCCTGGGTGGGGTGCTCCCAAGAGAAGCGGGCCCACAGGTGGTCCGTATGCGAGATGAGCATGGAGTGAGCTGAGAAAGGCCATGGGGGCAAAATGGAAGCGGTGACGGCAAGAACTGCTAGAGGTATTCCCCAAGCGACTGTAGACCAAGTGGAGCCGCGACACAAGTCCTCCGTTATCGCAGCAGGCACCCCAGGCTGTAACTCTAGACAAGCgctaaaagccttgtctttcatcATGGAGCGGCGGGTCACTGGAACTGCTCAGTTGGCAGCGCAATGGGGCTCACACAGGGCTCCAATATAGGACAGAAAAAGTGAAGAGTTCACTGAACTTAATAGGAAAAACAAAATTTGCACAGGATGACTTCAACAGTTAACTTAAAAGTGGATGaattatcttaaaaaaattaagcaacacaaaacagagataattcatcaagcacttCAAGGGAAACATGCAATAGCCATCCTGATTAAAGCTAAAAGCTGAACCTTGGAAAAACCAGTAGAAGTACACAAAGCATTAGCTATGAAAGACGTTTGTGTAACTCTCCGTGTTAGACATAAACCTGAAAGTAGTGAGAGCGCTCAAACATTGTGTTACCATTGGGGTGATTGCATCTTAAGTTCATAGAATTTAGAAATAATGACCAGCAGATTTGAAACTTAGTAATAACCACCATCACAGGCAGTCCTATCTAGTTCCAGCTTTCTCATCCTGCCTACCACCCCCATGCCCGCACCCGGAGATACCAGCAAAAGTAACCAAAAAAGGGTTAAAGAAAACAATTCAGAAGTTGTGAGATCTAAGTTATTTTATAATTTGAGTCTAGTTCCTAAGTTATACAATCTTTAGAAACATTttatgattaaataaatatatatctatatacatccaatttttgttataaaagtgaaagcatagcttaaggaTCCCTGAGAGGGGtggaggtcaatgatccacagctttGTCTCTAACACAGAGCCTGGCAGTTTAAACTCAGCCTACACCACATAATTGAAAAATATACccacctcattttactaagacaagcaaggtaacCTTATAATAGAATAAACCCCCCATAGAATTCAGGAGCACTGCACCAGTGCACTCTctttaaggctgtaacctttatggaatcTGACTGTGCCATCTCTCTCTAGGTAAATCTTTctcctgtttctacaagaaacagCTGGTGAATTGGAACTAATGACTATTATTTTGCATCTAACATCTTAATCATTGCATTTTCTGATTCCATATGTATAAGAAgcagaaaattgaaacagaatATCAAACATGTCCATGTCACAAACAATCTGCATCATTGGATGCATTTATCCTCATTGGGTGAATGTTAGAAAGAGTCAAATTAAAACCCAATTATGACTTCCCTTCAGAGACAAAGTATATTTCATTGAACTCAAACTAAAAGCTTTccttagagagagagaaaaaaacaaagcaagaaaatacTGGTTTCTGATAGAAATGACGTTGTTTTAATATTGtatgatttgaaggaaaaaaaataccaaGGAGCAGGCACTGACCTCTAGTAGATTAACatttcagtccttggaaaattgcATGCTTGGTAAATACAAGGTTCATAGAAAATATAGGAAAATGTTCATTGAGATGAACTGACATAGTAATTGCAGCAATCAGCTCCAAGataacaattgtgagtatggccGTGAATTGGGCAGAATTTATTCCACCTTGACATAGGCTAACTATAAGTCACACCAGAAGGTAAGTATGAGTCAGGACCAATTTCATAGcccttaacaacaagaacagcctaaaacatctaGTCAAAGACAcatattttaggatccataaataaaatttatgaattatgtatCTGAAAAAACTATTCTCACCATAGGAATGTAATCTTTCAACACAATTTTTATTGGATTAGACCCACCCAGATTCCAAGGTGAAAATCCTATCAGTCTTTTACTTAGGCCTGTGTTTTCTTCACTTGTCattgatccactcttatgccACACCTAGTAATCATCTCAGAAACATCAGCAACAAACTAAATGCAATGCTTTTTTCCTAAAGCCTTAGAGAATTTTActagaaaatggaacaaaacataTCTAATTACAAACCCAAGCATCTTAAAATGAagaatttaattagaaaataactctttaaattctccaaaataaaaacatcatgatttatgtcatttttttcctgaataaatgtgaaattcatagttcacttctttaaacttggaacccctaatAACGTGAACAGTTAGAAGGTTTAGAAGCTaacttagaagatggatggtttctcctcaaaaatgttttaagagacaggcctggtgacTTACTTTTGAAAAAAACCTTTGAAAACACCGAGCCACAGTTCTTCTTTGACAAACACGGACCACCGTAAGTTAAAAACAACTGGAAATCAAATTACCCTAGAAAACTCTTGACACtgcgaatatgaagacaactataTCTCACAAGCTTTAAAAGATGTCCTCTGAGATTGTGACTAGAACAacgagggggggggggcgagatgaagggccaggcctccaccatgactttcactgcctccctctctctccagacaacagctgctgtgaacaagggtgggaaaattctatggacagccacGCCAGAGAGGCCATGggtgaagcctcatgttgcaacatcactctggatggcaagctccaagatgctgagtgggtccctgccCTCATTCTGATGAATCTGCTCCAAATAGAATCCTGACATGGGAAGGTTAAGCAGCATCTGCTCAGACCTGAGGGAGAGCCAAGTGGGTGACCCCATCCCTCTGTAGTCTTGGTTCCAGCACCTTTAGTCTCTGAAAGACATTGAGTCAaggctgattcatagggaccctgtaggacagggtagaacttcccttgtgagtttctgagatggtgcaCTTTACTATAGTACAAAGCCCATTTTTTACTCCCATCTTGCCACCCTGTCAGAAATATATAGGAAAAAGTTCTAGTCACACTACTTACCTTTTCagttcacagttgtagaggctggcaaaTCTCAGATATCACTCTGGACCCTTCTCTTGATTCAAGTAGGTCGAGGGCCTGATGAATCCCGGATGGGCAGGTTAGATGGTAGGCTCATTCCTCACGGGCTGTGCAAATGATGAATCCAAgctatgtaggaaatatggcaagattcTGCCTCACGTCTGGAGGTCCACACTTCTGGTGAGTTTCTGGACCTGGCCAAAAGCTGCACAGCTtacagagagaatccacttacatttatactgggcaaaaccacacccaccaggataacACCTCCCAATCCTGGCTGCTGACACCAAATCTCTTCATTgaagtgatggcattatgtcAAGCATTGTCATGTAGGCTGATATCATGACCGAGCCAAGTTGACGCAGAACCTCAATCACACATGACTCACTGTACCATCAACCCATGTGATTTCAATAACAGAAAAACTGTGAAAGGTAAGGTGGGATAAcaatacccttccagaaatagctttatcaaACTGAATCTCATATGCCATATGGCTTTGACGTTTTGAATATATATCAGTCTGACTCCTGCACTTAGCACAAATCCCCTGACATTAAGTCTACTGTGACTCAGAGCCACTTTCTAGAAAATAGgagaagtgcccctttgggtttcacaaACACTccgactcactgccatgcagtcggtTCTCACTTGTGacaaccctacaggagagagtaaaacGGCCCCTGtacatttctgagtctgtaactctttgcaaatgtagaaagccctgtctttctccctcggaacaaCTGGCTGTTTGAAAGtgcagaccttggggatcacagcccaactcttaaccgcaccaccaccagggctaccactgCATTTATGATACTGTAACTCATTCCAGGAGTAGATGGCCTTTTATCTCTCCCCAAGGATTGGTTGATAAATTCAAAGCACCGGTCATATGGCTAGTAGTAAAGACCTAATCAACTATGTTTCCAGAGGTCCATCTCTCCATAGTACAGGACCAATCACTTCATCCCACTGGATGGGTTTAGAGGACTGTCCTCCACAGAAGTGTCGAGGACTTTTTCTTAGTTCTTAAGTGGGTTTAAGGAAGCATCACTCTTTGTGGGTTTTTCCATTCAACATTCATTTTCTTATACAGTCCGTGGGTCAAATCCAAATTAAGGGCATCAGCCATAGGATAAGGCCCCCTTCCTCTGTTGAGTCAGAGGCAAGGTCCTTATCTGCTGGCAACATCTG
It encodes:
- the LOC142427957 gene encoding AMMECR1-like protein isoform X2, which gives rise to MGKRRCVSPLKPKLAAGSGAHSHGNQSTTVTASISGTPKNKQHVDSNHGWENVSDLTLGPENYPITRMNPTSGALSPLPWPNGTANTTKNLVVTAEMCCYCFDVLYCHLYGFPQPRLPRFTNDPYPLALMDSRFPPMTREELPELFCSVSLLTNFEVASNYLDWEVGVNGILIEFISEKGIKYTATYLPKVAKEQDWDQIQTIDSLLRKGGFKAPITSEFRKTIKLARYRSEKVTISYAEFIASRQHCLQNSTLHAPPLYNHDS
- the LOC142427957 gene encoding AMMECR1-like protein isoform X1; translated protein: MGKRRCVSPLKPKLAAGSGAHSHGNQSTTVTASISGTPKNKQHVDSNHGWENVSDLTLGPENYPITRMNPTSGALSPLPWPNGTANTTKNLVVTAEMCCYCFDVLYCHLYGFPQPRLPRFTNDPYPLFVTWETGRDKRLRGCIGTFSAVNLHPGLREYSLTSALMDSRFPPMTREELPELFCSVSLLTNFEVASNYLDWEVGVNGILIEFISEKGIKYTATYLPKVAKEQDWDQIQTIDSLLRKGGFKAPITSEFRKTIKLARYRSEKVTISYAEFIASRQHCLQNSTLHAPPLYNHDS